The Gracilimonas sediminicola sequence TTTGGATGCTTTCAGAAGTGGCAGAATAAATTCAGATGCTTTGCAAAACCGCCTGTCTGTTTCAACCTCTGAAGACAAAGAACGACTCGATCTTAAAGTACTTGGCAACATTTTTGGAACGGCTTTGGGTGAGGGTGATGGAAATGAGTATCACCTTATTAACAGCAATTCTCTGTCCTACATGTATCTGGACAACTTTGGCGCACTTTACTCACTGGACCTACATCGTGGACATGCACTGGGTTCTTTAAGCTCAAGTGTATTTAAGCTGAGACTCTCCCGGGATGCTGAGTCGGAAGATCGGGCAGAAGCAGAGGCCAGAGAGCATGAACTGGAGCTTACTGAAACCATTGAAAAGGAATACGACGCCCTTGTTAACAAAACCAAAGAGTTCATTATTGATTATGGTCGCACACTCAGCTCTCTTGAAGACGACCAATACTTGTTGGTTTCACTAAACATCAATGAATCAAGCGACATCATTCCTGAGCGGGTCGATTTCCAGGTTAAGAAATCAACATTCAATCAACTCGATAAGGGACAAATTTCCAGGGAAGCGGCATTAAATGCTGTAACCCTCACGGAATATTAAAGTGTAACTAACATCCTATCCAGAAAGCTGCCTTGGATACCGGTCATGAATTTCATCGATCCGTATTCGGGGTGGCTTTTTTACTTTAACGTGCGATTGTGTTTAGGTGTGAATGTGTTAAAGTATCTATATAAGAACTTTAGCACGTTAACACCTTCCCCCCTCGTTTAAGCGTCCGCTTGGACTTTTTTATATCATAATCCCTCAACGTAATTAAACACCGCACAAGCGGAGAACTTTAACACGTTAACACCTTCACACATCTACTATTACAAAACGAAATTACACTCTTTGTTCAGAGCTCTATCCAGTATTTCTTCATATTCTGCGGCTTCAATTTCGATACAGCCAAACTGAGCCAGGTGATCGGTGTAGAACTGAGTATCCCAAAGCAGAAAGCCGTTCTTTTTTAATATTTCATGGCAATGATACAGTGCGAATTTGTCTGCCCACTTTTCTTTTTTAAACATACTTTCTCCAAAGAAAGCGGCTTTTAACTTTACCCCGTACAACCCTCCCACCAGTTCGCCATCCCGATAAGCCTCCACGCTGCAGGCGTTGCCGTATTGGTTCAGCACATCATAGGAATTGATGATCAGATCGTTAATCCAGGAAGTTTCCCGATTGGCACATTGCTTTACTACTTCCCGGAAGTTTTGATTTACCCGAACCTCAAACCTCCCCTGCCTAATAATACGGGCTAAGTTATCCGAGGTGTGAAACTCTCCTATAGGTATTATCCCCCGCTTTCGGGCCGTGTACCAGTTTACATCTTCGGCCTTTTTATGCTCAGCCATGGGAAATATTCCCTGGCTGTAGGCTTCCAGCAAACTTTCCGGCGGGATGATTTTCATGAATGGATTAAGTAAATATTCTGAAGGTCTTTCTCAAAAAACCGTGCTTGTACCATCTTTGCTGATTTTTCTGATGCGCACGGAATTGGAGTTTGAGAATTCAAGTAAAACAACGGATCCATCTTTCGCAAACGCTCCGCCCGTAACCGACCAGTCTCCTTCAGAGCGATATACCTCTTCTTTGGCTCCGTCCTTATAAACCTTTATCACCCTCTGCCCCGAAAACAGAGCTACATACAATTCATTCTCACGGTCAAACCACATCCCCATTAGTGCGTGATGATCACCAACCCAGTCAAATTCAGAGGTTCGCTCAATAAGAGATTCCGTAAACTTCGAGCTGCTTTTTTCAGAAACCTTCACAATGAATCCTTCAAAAGAAACAAATAGATCCCCGGACGGGCTGAGCGTGTGCCAGCGCGGGCTACCCTCAAACTTTGAAAGAGAATGTGAGTGAAACACTTCCTCATTCCTGTAAACTTTTATCCGCTTATTGGGCCTGTCGAGCACATAAGAATGGCCTTCATTGTCACGGACAAACGAATAGTCGCTATACTCATCCGGATAGCCATTTCTCCAACCCATTACGTCTTCAACCGTGCCATCCGGGAGCCGCACCCATACTTTGTGGCGATAATTATCTCCCTGATTTCGCACATCTTCTCCGAAGAGTTCATCGTTCGGGGAGAGCCAAAGCTCATGGGTGTGAACGTTCTCTACAACAACTTTTTTGTCTCCATCGGGAGATATCATCCAAACCCGGGAAAGATCGCTGTAGAAAATATTACCCTTCGAGTCTATAACTACTGATACCGAAGGGTGTGCCGCTACAGATCCCAACATCCCAAAAAGGATGAAGAAAAATATGGTGGCTGATATTCTCTTTCTGTTATTCATACTTCTTTAGAAATCACAATAGATCATGCTGCCAGAGCCGATCGGAGATCCGGGAGGTGGAGCCGGGGCATCCTCAACCTCAAATTCTTCGGGATTGGTTAAAAACCGGCCAATGGTATAAACAGCATATTGGCTGTCTGCATCTTTTTTGCCGGATAATTTGGATTGAAGATCGGTTAGTTTTTTATGTGTGATGGCTTTTGTAACCGGATTGGCATCATTATCTGCTGCCAGTTCAATCATGTTCTTCAGCACCACGTGGTTAACCACACGTTGAATAGATCCCAGGTATCCGTTTTGAGATTTTCTGTTCCAGCTGGCATCGATGAGTTCATCCAGAACTGTTTCCAGGCTCAGGTTGTTATCACGAGCTCCGTATTCAACTAAGCGATTGGCTCGTTCTGCATTCAGAATCAGGCTGACGGGTAAGTCGGCAGCTGTTTCAGCAATGCCTAATGCATCCATGGCCGGACCTGCATTACCATTAAACAGTTCTCGCGAATAGCCCAATGAAGAAGGCCTCGGAGGTATAAGTTCCAGCAGATTTTCAGGAATAGCCAGTGTGGCCGGCTCAATAGCTTTTAGCATTTCACCGAGGGCCTTTTGCTGAGTTGATTTAGCCACTATTTTCGGGGCAGATAAATTATCTCCCTTCATATTATAACTGTAATCCAGCCCGCCAATTAACTTCACGGTGCCTTCCAGCTGATAGCGG is a genomic window containing:
- the aat gene encoding leucyl/phenylalanyl-tRNA--protein transferase → MKIIPPESLLEAYSQGIFPMAEHKKAEDVNWYTARKRGIIPIGEFHTSDNLARIIRQGRFEVRVNQNFREVVKQCANRETSWINDLIINSYDVLNQYGNACSVEAYRDGELVGGLYGVKLKAAFFGESMFKKEKWADKFALYHCHEILKKNGFLLWDTQFYTDHLAQFGCIEIEAAEYEEILDRALNKECNFVL